The genomic interval tcaaaatttgaagaatatgtaattttttaacttttagctaatcactTAACACTTAAAATTTACATCGGATTAGCGATcatattctttataataataaaatattattatttatatttctttaatgaaacataataataacaatgaatgcacagaaaaaaatttaaaaaggcacatgaaaccattaaaaaaaaaaaggaaaaaaaatctcactttcAAACGCTGCAAACTCATGGTTGGTGGATCAGCTAAAGCTTTGAAAATCCTAGCCGAAGATCCCCGCTCAGAAGCCAGCTTCTGAATCACTCGTAACTTGTCCATCCATGGCTTCGACACTGACATTTACATGCACTCAACCAATATCAACCACTCACAGTTTTAAGCcagctaaaaataaaaacctcaaGGCTTGCAGAAATTAAGATAAACCTAAGCAGTAAAAAAATTCTGACCTTCGAAAAACGTACTGGGAGTGACGAAATCAaacctaaaaggaaaaaaatcaaaaataaaaaatctaaaggaaaagaaagaaacaaagagggGTTGATAGTACCTGAGGGCGTCGAGGACAATGATGACGACGCGATCAATAACCGGCTTGGTCCAACAACGGGTAGAGTTaggagaaagagggaagaagaagaacgcgggagagagggaaaaagaagaagaagcgaaatataataaaaaaatacatttagacTTTTTAAAGTACATTTCATAATGATAGAATTAGTAGAATTAGTGTAACtcatattttagatgaaattaaTTTGACTAATTGAATGTGGGCTAAATGTGGATAATATTAGctaaaagatgaaaagataTTTAGCTAAGCTAATGCTCTAAaatgaggtttggatagtgagatgagatgagatgggataattttagataaaaattgaatcaaatattgttataatactattttttaattttattatttttttagaatttgaaaaagtttaattatttattatattttgtataaaaatttaagaaaattataatgataagataagataagttgaaatgattcTTAAATCCAAATCGAGCCTCAACCAGTTGGGCttgtatttgaaaaaagtaggaATAAAAAAGGTTGGGCTTGCGTGTGTccaattaataaaagaaaaaaaataattataatcgtGAATTGTATAATCGacatgtaatcattttgaaaaaagtaaataaaatataagaactatataaaaaaattaattttttaatagcagaaaatatatttacaactgtGAATTGTTCAACCGttgcgtaatcactttgaaaaaaatgaataaaacatgaaacccacataaaaaaattaattttttaatagtagactctacttttttttaaagtggttACGTGACGTTTACACATTTTACAGTTATATGGAGAATTACTCAATCCCACTCTTTTTCGTAACGATAATGCGGGGATTGCATACTTCTGCTGTTCTGTTCTTTGTTAACACTCTCTGCTACACATGAAAAACATTTGCTGCACAAAGAAAGAATTGAATGTTGACGCACGTTATCTGCAGAATCTATTTGAATGTTGACATTAATTGTCGGTTATGTGTAAACGAAAAATATCAGGTGCATTAAGGAAGATTTCTGCTGCACAAGGAACATCATTAAATAAGTGAAtccattatttaatttatctccTTTTATAACATACCATTTGCAATCTATTTATGTTAACACCataattgtgtatatattaGAACTATTTTCATACCTTGAATTCATTCATGAGGACGCAacaattgggaaaaaaaaaaaggtgtgaaaatcttcattttcttcatatCTTTCTTTTCGTTTCGTCTTTCTCTGCGTTTCAAGGGTTGATAGAGTAGGTTAGAGTACGTGGTTGCCAGAGCTGCAAAAGCAGGTGTGATCCGCAGGGgtggtatatattttttccccttttttcttcatagattttttttttttttaatgaatggtgatttttgttctcttttactCATTTTATCTAGAAATTGCATAAGATTAAACCTTCGCCTGTGATCAGCGAAAATCCTTTCACGTGTAGACATGCACATACATTGTtaattttactaaattaatgaataaaacCTCGTACTAGCTGTAATACAGTTTACAAGTTGTTTGTCGAAACTTCGGATCGCTGTTGCATTACTCTGCGTAATCTTGTTTTGGGAGAAGTTGCTGTTGGAAAGCATTCGTCTTTCCATGGTACACTAAAGAATTTGAAAGATGCTCTTGGATgcagttataaacttataatccCATCAACATAAAATGAAGAAAGTTTCTGCAATGCGCCCAAGCATAGGAGACACAGTGTCTGGGTCAAGACAGAGATTACGTATAATGAGGCGAATTTCAACATGGACTATTGTCTTGGTTTCTTTGGCGAGCATTTTTCTGCTTGGTGTCTATATTCACCCACCAAGAAGCTCAATTGCATGCTCTGTCTTTTCTTCTGGTGGTTGTGCTGTGCTGGAACAGCATCCTTCACAGGAAttaattgatgatgatgatcagatTGCGGCTCGAgttgtattaaaagaaattttgaagataCCACCTATTCAatcaaaaaacccaaaaattgcTTTCATGTTTCTGGCTTCAGGTTCATTACCTTTTGAGGAGATCTGGGATAACTTTTTCCGTGTAAGGCTTTGTTTCGTGTTCTTCAATTATTTCGTTTCGCTTATTCTTGCACTAATTAATGCATATAGCTTCTCATGTGTTTGTGCTTTCATTCACTCTTTCACATGGAAATAACTCTAGTTTTTCTTGAAGTTTTAGTCCAACCTCCCATTTTGAAAATCCTTAAATCTCGTTCAGCTGTAGACATGACATTATAGCGAGCTAGGGGAAAACACCTGAACTTCCATCCTTGGTTGAATGTTCTAGTTGATCTCAAGTGATGATAGAACAGAAAAGGCACCAAAAAGTGACTGAGACAACCAAAGTTTTGCTAGAAGTATGTATAATTATTCAAACAACTATAACttgaagtataaaaaaatacaaacaacaaACTAAGCTTGAAGGGAAGTCTTTTGAAGTATAAATGAAAGGCCTGAAACTATAGTAATAGCATTGACTGGTTACAGTTAACGACTTCCTCAGGAGGTAAACATCTGCAAATTCTAAAATTTCAGTAGTTTAATGTGCTTATCGAGGTATGAATTATACATAGAAGTGGATGGTGCATGCAACCATTCATTCATTAAAAGATTGACTGCGGGAACTTCTAATTCTACCTGCAGCATTTCAAGTGCAACTTGATATTCTTCTCACACGTAATATAAGTAGTTTTTGTCCcctaaacaaaatttaatatggTTTAATTTCTTTCCATAGGGCCATGAGGGCAGATTCTCTGTTTATGTACATTCATCTAATGAAAAACCAGTGCATGTTAGCCCCTATTTCGAGGGCCGGGACATTCGGAGTGAGAAGGTAAATGGAGCCATgttatttaaatcattaataaaaCTTGTACAATACGAATAATGTTTTTTCATTCATCAAAACAGATCTTTAAGTTGATATACTGAGCAATGTTGTTGCAGGTAGTCTGGGGAAAAATCTCCATGGTTGATGCAGAGAAGAGGCTTTTGGAAAATGCACTCCTAGACCCTGATAACCAGCAGTTTGTACTGCTGTCTGAAAGGTGATTTAATTATCAGATTTGTGTTTCTACCCTTGTGAAATCATGCTTGATATTTTTCTGGGATTTGTCtaattccttttttcttttgtaatctTTTTAAAGTTGTATACCCCTGCATGGCTTCCAATATGTGTATCACTATCTGATATATACAAATGTCAGCTTTATTGACTGGTAAGCAATCTATAATAGTTTGTGAAAGAGAACCTCTGATTTAATATATATCACAATGATCTCTATTGTGTTTGTATCCCTCTCTGTCTATCTCCCTCTCCAGCATCTTGGATCCTGGCCCAAACGGAGTAGGCAGGTATTCAGAGCGTATGTTTCCAGAGGTTAAAATAGATGATTTCCGGAAGGCTTCACAGgtatgatattatgaatttgtACTGAAGTGGATTAGATGCTTAAAGCTTATTCATTTGTTTGCAGAAGagaattattcattattttgaaAGCAATGGCCGAAATTATCTATCATAATTGGCTCCCTTATTTAATAGTTATCAATACCTTTGGAATGCAGCAACTCACCCAGCTTTAAATTGCCTGTTCCCACCCAAAGGGCAAACTTCCCTTGTGGAAAAGAATTACTCTGCATGAACTCCCAAGGCCTTTTAGGACATTGAGGTTCGGGATATCTGCGCTAGCTTTTGAATTTAGGATGGCCTGACATTTTTCCCATATACtgtgtagagagagagacacacacacacatgtgaTATAATGAATGAGCCTAGTTAGCAATGATCAGGAACTAAACTTCAAGTTTTCCCCTTTACATGATCACGATGGCAAAAGTTTAGATACTTCTTTTTCTGAACATAAATTGAAGTAAGCGAATGAATGTAGATTAGAATCGGTGTACTGACATCATTGTTGTTGTGTTCTGCCTTGCAACTCGCTAGTTCCTAGGCCCTAGCGCTTGTCTTGAGCTGCAGCTGacaattttattcaagaaaatcAGTAGAGAATCTATTCAGAAGTTTATAATTTATGGATTGGGTCTT from Juglans microcarpa x Juglans regia isolate MS1-56 chromosome 4S, Jm3101_v1.0, whole genome shotgun sequence carries:
- the LOC121263267 gene encoding glycosyltransferase BC10-like, which encodes MKKVSAMRPSIGDTVSGSRQRLRIMRRISTWTIVLVSLASIFLLGVYIHPPRSSIACSVFSSGGCAVLEQHPSQELIDDDDQIAARVVLKEILKIPPIQSKNPKIAFMFLASGSLPFEEIWDNFFRGHEGRFSVYVHSSNEKPVHVSPYFEGRDIRSEKVVWGKISMVDAEKRLLENALLDPDNQQFVLLSESCIPLHGFQYVYHYLIYTNVSFIDCILDPGPNGVGRYSERMFPEVKIDDFRKASQWFSLKRQHAVMVISDSFYYRKFSLYCRPNMDGQYCFSDEHYFATLFHMTDPAGISNWSVTHVDWSEENWHPKTYMAPDVTHELLKNIASLDESIKYTSEEKKRAMVTPCLWNGKKRPCFLFARKFHPETLGKLMYIFSNPTSSTP